TTTGTTGGAGGGCCTCTTGCTGTAATTCTTTCAACAAAGCAGCTTGTTTAGCTGTCGACATCGTTGGGTTAGCTTGCAAACGTTTGGCAAAGCGTTCTTGCACGAGTTTAGTCGTTGCATGTTGGATGCGATCTTTGTTTTGTGAAAAGACTTGCTTGAGTCTTTGAGCTTGTTTTGTACTCAAAACGTACCAATTTTGATTGATCGCAAAGTCATAAGTTCTGTGCTTGAGGCGTTTATCATTGTGTAAAATGCTAAAGAAAAATTTAGACCATTTATTTTGATAAACATAACGCTCTTCAGTGATCGTTACTGTTGGCGTTTTGGTTGTGTAGTGATATTTGACAGTTGTATCAGCTGTTTTTGTCGCTTGTGGTTTCTTTTGCGCGACATCTGTTTTATAGAGATAGACACGTTCTGAACCAGTTCCAAGTTGTTGGTAAAGTAAAGTGTCAAGTTGCTCTGTTGTTGAAGAGACTAACGGGCGGGTCGTTTTAGTCGTTTCAACTTTCATCCCAAATTCATAAGAATCATTCAAGACGATCACACTTGTCATCCCGATCATCACGGCAAAAGCTAAAAGAGCATAGATAAAGCGGTGTTTGATCGTCGGTAAGACAGTAAAGATGAAAAATAAGATCGTCGCTAAGACTAAGATCACGATACTCATTTAAGATCGCCCCCCTTTTGTTCTAATGGTGCTTTGCGGGAAGTAATATTGCCTTTCTTTAAGAAGAAAGCAAAGAAGAGCGCACAAGCAGCAAAGAGAACGGAGATAAAGAAAGCAGCGTGATAACCATTTAAAACAGCAGTTGTTGCTTGATCAGCATAAGTCAACGGTGTTTTGACTAAAACTTGATGGGCCGGCATCGAAGCCTTAGTGACTGAACTCAAAACTGAGATCAAGATCGCTGTCCCGATCGAACTCAAAACTTGACGGAAAGTGTTGTTGACAGCTGTTCCGTGAGAGATCTTATTAAACGGCAAGACGTTCATTCCGGAAGTCGTGACTGGCATCATCGTTGCTGCGATCCCAAACATTCGGATCGCATAAAAGACGATGATCAACATGATCGAAGTCTCTTTTGTGATGAAAAGAAATGGGATCGAGCCTAACGTCAACATCGTCATCCCAGCAAGCGCCATAAAGCGAGCTCCATAGCGGTCAAATAAACGGCCTGTGATCGGAGACATGATCCCCATCGCTAAAGCGCCTGGAAGTAAGATCAAGCCAGAATGAAAGGCTGATTCGCCTCGGATGTTTTGAATGTAAAGGGGAATGACCATTTCTGAACCGACTAAAGCTAAGTTAGCGACCCCACTCAAGAGTGCGGCTAAACTGAATTCACCGTATTTGAAGACGGTGATATCGAGGAATGGTTCGTCCATTTTGAGTTGGCGTAAGCAAAAGAGTGCAACAAAAAGTGTCCCTAAAAAGAGATAGAACAATACGGCTTTATCGCCCCAGCCATCATTTCCAGCTTTAGAAAAGCCATAAAGTAAAGCCCCAAAGCCGATCGTTGAAGTAATGATCGAGATGATATCGATCTTTTGATGAGTATTTGGAACGACGCTTTTCATAAAGAAAAAGGCTAAGATGATCACGACTAAAACGATCGGAATGATCATGCCAAAGAGTTCGCGCCAAGTCCAGTTATCAACGATCCAACCTGAAAGGGTCGGTCCTAAAGCTGGCGCTAAGCCGATCACGAGACCGACTGTCCCCATGGCAGCTCCACGTTTTTCTGGAGGAAAGATCGAAAGCATGATCGTTTGTAAAAGAGGCATCGAGACTCCAACGCCGATCCCTTGGATCAAACGTCCCGCAAGTAAGACGCCAAAATTTTGCGCTAAAAAAGCCACAACTGTTCCCAGTAAAAAGGTCGACATTGCCCATAAATACATCGCTTTTGAGCTAAAACGGTTGATCAGCCACGCTGAGATCGGGATCATGACCCCGTTGACCATCATAAAACCTGTTGTTAACCATTGAACTGTAGCAGTCGTAATATTAAAATCCTTCATGATCGCTGGAAAAGCGGTATTCATCAAGGTACTATTCAAAATCGTACAAAAAGAACCTACCATCAAAACTAATACAAGTAAATTACGGTTATAAGTATTTCCCGCAGTATCGGTAGGTAGCTTTTGATTTTCCAAAAGATCACTTCCTTACAAGCGTAAAATAAAATGTAGTGCCAACTATATACTTATTCTTAAATTATGTCAAGTATCTTGACAAAGTTGATAAAAAATATACAATCAATAGCAAAGGGGTAATTCAAGTAAAGATTAAGTGAGGGAAAAATAATGCATAAGAATAAGCCAGAATTTATCCATGATATTCAGATCGGGATCGGGGATGTTTGTAAGAT
This window of the Ligilactobacillus faecis genome carries:
- a CDS encoding MDR family MFS transporter, whose amino-acid sequence is MENQKLPTDTAGNTYNRNLLVLVLMVGSFCTILNSTLMNTAFPAIMKDFNITTATVQWLTTGFMMVNGVMIPISAWLINRFSSKAMYLWAMSTFLLGTVVAFLAQNFGVLLAGRLIQGIGVGVSMPLLQTIMLSIFPPEKRGAAMGTVGLVIGLAPALGPTLSGWIVDNWTWRELFGMIIPIVLVVIILAFFFMKSVVPNTHQKIDIISIITSTIGFGALLYGFSKAGNDGWGDKAVLFYLFLGTLFVALFCLRQLKMDEPFLDITVFKYGEFSLAALLSGVANLALVGSEMVIPLYIQNIRGESAFHSGLILLPGALAMGIMSPITGRLFDRYGARFMALAGMTMLTLGSIPFLFITKETSIMLIIVFYAIRMFGIAATMMPVTTSGMNVLPFNKISHGTAVNNTFRQVLSSIGTAILISVLSSVTKASMPAHQVLVKTPLTYADQATTAVLNGYHAAFFISVLFAACALFFAFFLKKGNITSRKAPLEQKGGDLK
- a CDS encoding DUF4811 domain-containing protein, whose translation is MSIVILVLATILFFIFTVLPTIKHRFIYALLAFAVMIGMTSVIVLNDSYEFGMKVETTKTTRPLVSSTTEQLDTLLYQQLGTGSERVYLYKTDVAQKKPQATKTADTTVKYHYTTKTPTVTITEERYVYQNKWSKFFFSILHNDKRLKHRTYDFAINQNWYVLSTKQAQRLKQVFSQNKDRIQHATTKLVQERFAKRLQANPTMSTAKQAALLKELQQEALQQTVADLIKQTLK